tagcaaatactgaaaatgaaattaagataaCACTATTTTTAGGGGATTATTAAGGGAGATACCAAATTAAAGAACCGGATTTTCtcatcagaaaacttgcagTGCTGTAATTTCCCAGAGCATGTAGGGGTATGTTCAATAATGAAGTCTTATTGTATGCTTCTTGGTACAATTCATAGTTGAATCTCCTTTTCTAAGCTAATATTAGAACTATTGAGTGGGGGATTGTTAATGGAATAAGTATCACTTATGTAATAAAACCAAAGGTTGTTCCTGGAAACCTTCACTCACAATGGAAGTGGGATTAGTTATTTGCATAAGATCTTTATTGTGTATTTGCAGCAAAACCCTCTTGTTCTCAGTGTAGGACTTGTCCCTAAATGATAGGTTAAACAGTTTATTGGTTTATAATAAACACATCTTTAGGTCACTAAATTCAAGCGTTAGGACTGCATAAATAACTGAACAAGAAAGACTTGTTTGCTTCAAAAACCTGCAGGTTGTTCTTACTGTCTGCAGCTACCATCACTTGAGACTGATACTGGGTTCTGCTCTAATATAGAACTTGTGTCTTTTGTTGGTTTCAATTTCTAGACACCATTAAGCCCATCTGGTTCCTGTGATACACATGAGAATTGGTTCTATGATGAAACTTCACAAACCTGCTGTTACCAGTGTCCCTCAGGTCAGTATGTTTATATCAAAAAGTCAAATTAAGATGGAGCTTGAAGAAAAGTGCAGTTTCATGAATCACTGCCTAGTGTGGATCCAGATGTGAACTTGTTCCTCACTGTCCTGCATGCAAACAATCTCTAATTTGCAAGCAAGATCACTTGCTAGAATATTTTatgtggtttttgttggttggttatACTTGACACTGAAGTAGCTAGAAGTAGGCAGGTCTCAGAAGTCATTTCAACCTGCCTCAGGGTGTGAAATAGAACAGTGAAATTAGGCTAAATAAGTTTCTGATCAGACccagaaaaaatagaaaatgaaagggTGGAAAATCTGTCGTTATCCTCATAGTCAAAACAGTTTATAAGGTGTCTGGCATGAGAGGCAAGAGCCTCTTGTCTCTTAACCCAGTGAGCTCTGGCAGAAGCTCGTTGTGACTCAGAGGCACATGAATTCAAAAGCAGGAAACACCTTGGTGAGAGAAGAGTTCTGGAAATGTCTGAAACTCCCTCTAATGGCCAAAAAACCCCTCAGTGGGTGGGGCATTTTATGGTACTTCACCATCATCAATCTCCTGTTACAGAAATTGTatctcttctctccttctctccttctctccttctctccttctctccttctctccttctctccttctctccttctctccttctctccttctctccttctctccttctctccttctctcctcctctcctcctctcctcctctcctcctctcctcctctcctcctctcctcctctcctcctctcctctgtcttttttcttaCAGGAAATGTTTGACATTTACATATGGTCTAATAATGAGGGAAGGTTTTGCACTCACATTTGTGGGCAATTACGTCCTGGTTCTCTGGGACATCTTGTACTGCTGGTCCCACCAATAGAATTGTTCACAAGTTGTATAAGTAAACAAGACCAAGAGATGGAGAAATTGGtcctggaaaagaagaaaagaggtgGGGATCTGACTCTGTTCCAATAAAagctcttttctccttcagaagCAGGTTGCAGAAGCTCCCATAATGACAGGTGTCATGGTGAAGTcctgggaaaagcagaggtCTGATTTATGTCTGGCTGTAACGAGCCACCAGTCTCCGTCATTTCACCTCTGCTTAGTGTTGAAACTCATTTTATTACTACACCCTCACGTCAGtcttggacacctccagggccTCCTTCCCAACAGAAACTCTTCAGaatcctattttattttcatcttccaTGACTTCTCTAAAGCAGTATCTGCTGCTAAGTCAGCTGCTCACTGCAAAGAAACATAAGTTTGTCTAAAATTCCATGTAATCAAAGTGGAGCATCTTGAACTCTTAATGCAGCCTGGATTTACTTCCCTTGGTGTTCCAGCCCACAGATACACAGCTTTCAATCTGAGCACACTGGTCCACATTCAAGttatcttctgtttttaagTTAATTTCAAGTTCAATTTCAAGATATACTGCAAACCAAACTTCAAAAGATAATTCTAATAAATTTCTACAGTTGCCACATCTATTCTCAGGTACTTAAGTTCTTGTGCAGGTAGAAGGAGACTTCATAGCTGGGATATGAGAAGAATATTTTCTGTCATGACACATCAAAACATTACCCTCCTGTCAAGGGAAGAAACAGACTTAAATGGGAAATAATGCTATATGCTAGAACAGCTCATGTTGTGCAGAAGTTGATGTTccatttatcttctttttattctgtttctgtttttttaccttttttgtttggttggatTTTTGGGTGGCTCTTTTGGTATAGACTGTAAATCAGATATTAAGCTCCACAAGATAGGACTCCAGTCAACACTCAAGATAATTTCCCAACCACAGTCAATAGCAAATCCTGAGGAGTGAATGAATGGACATACTCACAGAAGAAAAGTACTTAAAACACTTATTTCTACTTCttttcagtacatttttttgTACAGGTGATTGCAGCTGGTTTTCCTACTGTTCAGGCTTTTATCTGGTTGTTGAGCTATGAACACCATCAGTGGAGAACAGCACCAGAAGACACTTAGGCAAGCTTCAAAGCTACTGCACGTGGGGCACATATTCCCTGGGGGGATCCACGTGAACAGGAAATCTCAAATAAGTGCAGTCAAAGTGTTTGGGTTGttgggggaagaaggggaaaataataCACGTGCAGGTACATGTGTGTGCAGTGTGAGTGCTGACATACAACAACCAGCCCCCACTTAGAAAAGAATAGTCTCAGACAAGTAGTTTTGAGGAGGTGGGAGTGATGTGGTTCAGGCTTGTCTAGTGGGTTTTAGTGGGCCAGAAGTAGCACAGCTGCTTTTACCTGTGCTGTTACATCATGCTTGCCAAAATGCACAGTAGGTGAGTTATTTCCCTGCCAGGTTCCCTCTCCCTGTGGTTAACTCTTTGTCAAGTATTGAGCACAGGAGGAGTGCAGCACGTACATCCAGCATCTGAAATACATGAATAATTTGAtttgtttaaaggaaaacaactgGAAAGCTAAACCATTTCACAGCTGTCAAGGCAACTGTAAAACCTGCAGGACTGCTGAGAAAGCAACCTACTGTGAACCTGCCAGGGGAATATAGGGCACAGTTCAAGAAGAAGTACCTACCATTTTGTAACCTGCCTTTCTGAACATGGGAGGTGGGGTAACAGGGCAGCTCTGATCCCTTCACATTGCAATGGCAAAGGCAAAAATGCTCTGGAGAAACCAAATGACAGGTACAAAGAGTggcagtgtgtccagcaggtaAATGAGCACACAAGAACACTTCAGGGTGGTTGTCTCCTGTGATTCTGAACAGCTTTCTGAatgttttgctcttctttctccaggctatgttaaaaagaaagcatGCCCCAGGGACCCAGAGGAAGACTGTATGAGATGTGGACCTGAGCAATATGTGAATGAAGATTTCCAAAGGCCACAATGTGATGCTTGCGTATCGTGTGCTAAAGGTTTGCCTGCCCTCACACATTCCTTGCAGTTATGTTCTCTCTATATTTACactttattcttattttattcatttagaATTTCCAGCAGCAAAATTATCCACCTTTGGCTACTGATTGGGAGCGCAGAATGCTACCTTGTACATAAACACTGTcacttcctgtgtgatgtgggACTGCTTAAAAATTCTGTCATGCAAAGCTCTCTAagtctgctttctgctttctctcttctgttacAAGCCATTGTCTACAGGCTTCTCCAATTATTCATGACTGAAGTTGCCATCACAAAGGGTGCCAGTGGCCCATTCTGCTTCCTGAACCTTTGAACCAATGCTGCTCAGCTTTGGCCcctgctttgcattttccttgTGGGGTGACCCGTTGTTactgcctctttttctcccccacaGAATCTGACCTTGTGGAGAAGGAGCCCTGCTCCTTCAACTCCAGCCGGGTGTGCGAGTGCCGCCCAGGCCTCTTCTGTCAAACTCCTGTGAAGCACACCTGCAGCAGATGCCAGCAGCACACTGTTTGCAAGCCTGGTTTTGGAGTCAAAGTCAGAGGTAAGAATTCCTCCTGTCTAACTTACCTTTCCTAATCTTGGCCTAGGCCTGGACCTGATATGTTTTGATTGGTGGGTCCTTAGTCATTGTTTTTGTTCAGGCAACTCCACAACTGATGTAACCTGTGAAAAGTGTCCTGATGGAACCTTCTCTGATCAAAACTCCAGCACTGACATCTGCAAGCCCCACACAAAGTAAGACCATAGTTCTTTGATGTGACTAATGAATTCaagttaataaaaaaggaaaagggacaCCTGGAAATTCTAGTGCAAATTATACAAGTTTATCTTagaggcagcaggacaggtTTGGGCCTGGGTGCAGTTTAGAAGGCCTCTCTTTACACCTGTTGCACAGCTACAtgctggaggaaggaaagggatcCCTCTTGCCTCATTTTTGCTTTACTGAGTACAGTGGAATTATCAGTGACCATCAGCTTTGCATCCAGGTCAAGAATTAGTGCCACAGGGGTGAGAAGGCTAACAGCTTTTTCACTGAAGGCAATAAATGCAAGTGGTACAAAAATGAACAAAGGGGTGTTTGTCACATGGAAAATACTCTCCTCTTGTACCAGGGCAGTTTCCTCTAGCACTGATGCACTGTTCTCTCTCATTCCCCAGCTGTGCCTCCCTAAACAAAGTAGCACTAAGCAAAGGAAATGCCACACACGATCAGGTTTGTCTGGACCAACTGCCCACCTTCCTCACCCCAAGCACTTTGTCCATGAGACTCAGCAATGAAACAAGTAACTCTGACCTAAGGACATTTGAGGAGAACCTGGTGACCATCACTAGTATTCTTTTAAGTGCCACCACATCTGAAAACTCCAGTTCAACTCCTGAGGAGAAAGCTCTGGCTGGCACTTTTCCTACCTCGGCCAATGGCAAGATGGCAATGGGAGGtaacaaagacaaaacatttaCTCTGCCTAGCATGTTCTATTTGGGTAGATCTTTGTTAGATGCCATTTTGTATGTGGGAGCTTCCTGCAAATCCCCTACAACTTGTGAAATGTCTGTGGTTCTGTGTCCAAACACCTAGACCTACAGATAGTTCCCCCGCTGACTTTTCATAGCCTCTCATGtactctctttccctttctctgctcTAGGTCTACTTCTTTGGGGAGTGGTTCTCTCTGTGATAGTGCTACTTGTGGGCATGCTATTATTTTGGAAATTGAAGTTTTGCAAGAAGCAGATCCTCATCCTCGTAAGAAAGCGTGAGTTTTTCAAGCTGTAACACCTTACATGCTGTTTGATCTCCAAGTGTGTGCCAGCTGGgaactgaggaagaaaatgtttgctgctgctgagtggaGGGGAGGCAGATAAGTGTTCTAGACAAACTCTTCATGCAACATGTTGGGGAACATAAGATTGGCTGTGAATGTATGGAGGAAGATACTACAAGCTGGGTGGGGAAAGGGTAAGCAGTGGTTTCTTCTCTCAGCACAGACACTAATATTAAACGATACTCAAGTGTTTTGTGAGTATTTGTTGGTTCTTGGGATAGGGTTGGACTTTGAGCATGAAAGGAACCGTGATTTTTACTAATACAGACTCTGTAGAGTGGCACATGCCTGTGGAACAACACTCCCTCTTTTGTAGAGAGCAGGATGTGCACATTGTAGGTGGGTTGTAGACCTGTAGGTGTGGCAAAGCTGTTAGAGCTTGTGTGCTCCGTGAGAAGTTTTGCTCCAGGAATGGTTTCTTTTATCAGCACATCTGCATTCCATCATTTCATGCAAATCCGGGCTCAGATCTCAAGGTTGTATTCCATATGTCTAAAGAATAAGTGGGTAGTTTTAATATGGAACTTTATGCTATGGAACTTAAATTTAAAACGTGGAACTTTTTCATGTCAAGGCAGGTGAGGCGCTGGGTGTGACAAGCCACTAGATGGCTCTTTGGTCCCACAGGAGCGGCTGGGCGATGTGTCACTGCAGGGAGGCTGCACTGGAACATGGCCCTGTTAATTTCTGGACAATCAGATGAGGGAGTCATGTTCCAGAAAAAGTGGGTGGTGGCCATAGCGACCTGTACACCCCTGGAGTACACACATTTTGCCTGATTAACTAACCGCCTCTCAGCACTTCCTTTCCACTGACTGATCTCTTCTGTTGGCTTGGATTATCCTAATCACCACACGAGAGCTCTTTCTACTCGTTTATTCAGGAATACAATTTAACACCTCTTGTGTGCAGCTCATTTATCTCAAAATGGAATTTTTGCTtcctcacttttttcttttaataatccTGCCTTCTGCTTATCTAAAAAGTTCAATCAGTTCATCATTTCAGTAGGTGAATACCAGTTGTGTGGGGAGAAAGACAGGGATGGACTCAAAGGGCTTTGAGGAGAGCAGGACCTCACAGTCTTGGCAGCAGCATGTCCCTGATTCATCTCAGGCATGTCATGGAAGTGCGTCCTCTGTGGTAAAGAAAGCATAATGCAGGTGGGTTGGGCAGTAGATTAGTTTAGGACATGACAGAGCAACTATTAACATTGTTCAGATTGTTgtgaattttcttctgataatttttcctctttccattgCAGGTCCTGATCTAGGAAACAAATGTGAAGTAAGTGTGCACAGTATTCCAAACCAGATGGCTTTCCATTCCAATTTAAATagtgctattttaaaatgtcctgtTAAATAGTGCCGGCCTTTTTGTTTGGGCTTTCCTCTACAGTGTGTGATCCTCTAGGTGCAGTGATGTGATGTACTAGGACTTGCTGCTTTCATGCCTTGGGCTGTGTTTAATGTGGTGTTCAGTCATGTGATGCTGCCAGACTTTCTTGTGAAGGGAGTATTTGGTTTGGTTCATTCATGTTGCATTCCATGGGACAAGATTCAAAATCACAGCATGAACATGCCTTTTCTGGGAGATCTTTGTCTGTCAGTCCCCTTTTATCTTACTGCTCCAGTCACACATGTGGGATTtgtattcttctgtttttccatgtCCCTTTCCCTCTGTGTAGGATTTGGCATGACTGTGACATGGGTGCACAGTGGGCATTGTTTGTCTGGAAGACTTTCCATCAGGACCAGCTGCTGGTTTAGCAGAATAGTTTACAGATGAACAAGACAAAGATCAGTCACTATGGTAATAACAGAAAGCAgttcctcagctgctgaaatCATCACATTTGGCTGCAATCAGCTACCTTAATTTCAGTGTGTCATTGCTAATTCCTGAGTTGTGGTGGAGCTTCCACACTTGCTTTCATAGCGAGTCAGACATGAGCAAGAGTTTTAAACTGTACATTTCAAAATCTTACtatggtttgttgttggtttttcttttccaaccttgtAGAGCCAAGCAGAGCTAGGAACCACCAGAAATTTGTGGTGCAGGACCTTTAGTCTCTCTTAGATTCTGGCCTCTCTTTTAAAGGACTGTTTGCAATTAATTATTCACATAATGACTACTCTGAGCTTGTTTCTTCTACCTGAGGTTCAGCTGAGGCAATTCTATTTTGAACTTCAACCTGTTAAACATCtggcttgttttgttcttccatAGGAGCATGGTAGCTCTTTGCAAAAcagtatattttcagttttgacagTTTAACTCTGTCACCATAGGACTAAATATCTGTACAGGTTTGTCTTCTGATACTTATTCTCACAactaaatatgaaaaatatcttATGAAGGTTATTTCTGAGCAAATCCCTTAAAATTCTTACCTCCagcatctctttttcttcctgatgttaTACTCCTTGCTGAGAAGTGGTActgagctgcagcccccagaATGCAGCTGCTACTGTAGTACAGGAAAACAGGCTCTGCAACAGAGCATAGAGTGTAGCTTTTTTTGTggcaaaaagacaaaatgaaaaatagatgGATTTACAAACGTTTGTTGGCATCTAAATTGCAGACAAGGCTGTAGAATTCAGCAAAACATCCAGAAGACTGGATTTCAGTGGAAGTGAGGTGCATTATTGTAAACCTCAtcaaaattctgtgattttagcttagaaatgctattttaaaatatgaccTTAAGTGATGCAGGAACCTAGGTTGAATAAACTGAAGTTCCTGTTTCAGTTAGGGATTTTGTGCTATTCTGACTCCCACAGGGGGGTTCTGTAGACCTGTTGCCATCTTCACAATGTTGTTTTTACAGTCACCCCACTTCAGTTCTCCTCTTTGTATTGGCAGAAGATCACACTGACTACTGACAGTGGGCTAGAAGAGAAGGAGTTAATTGACAGAACCCTCAATTTGGAAACCAACAATAACTTGGCttccagcacagaaaaagcatgTACTCCTGATCTGAGTCTGGCTGATGTGACACAGAGCAATGGAAATGCTCCAGATTGTCCTATGGATTCTCGAGTCAGAGACCACACGAATAATCGAATTGGTGagtcttgctttttcttctcttgcctATTCAATCTTTTCAACCATGGGCATATCATGTCATTCTGAGATTATTAGTAAGCTGCAAAGCATCAAAAGCTTCTAACAAAGTTTGGAGCTGAATCTCCAGAACCTTTGACACACAATTGTGGTATTTCTATTCATTTCATATAATGCTTTCACATTTGGCTTAGTCATTTGTGAGcctgacaaaaaaaatgctcttcttcctctttttcctttcagaagatGTAAATTTGCAGAAGAAATTTGAAATCCAAAATGTGCCAGCTGGAAAATGATGTTGTAATACTTAATGAGAGCTGTTCTTTACATGTCTCAATCTATATATTTCTTCTCTTGGTTTCACAGTAATAGCTTGAAATGTGTCTCTCATCTGTCCCCATAAAGTCTTTGATCATGGCACAGGGTAGGAGATAAAGTCAGGCAAGGAAGCTTGCTCACAGGAGGAGGATTGTTACCTGAGACACAGTCTGCATGAGACATTCTGGCAATATTTCCTAACCAAATTTTGAGGTTATTTGaagggttgttttggtttgacTTTTTTGGTATTACTAGAGCTGATCTTTTCTTACTTAAAGCcctttctgatttttctaaGTGATGGACTTGGGATCAATGTGATGATTTGACTTGCCATACCCAAAGATCTCCAAGCAGTTGTGAACCATAACCTAGTATCTGATCTGCAGCATCCTTCTGAATAAAATGCAGTGGTCCAAAGCCATAGCAAAGGTCTTATTACCTTTTGTAAAGGAGTAGGGTCAACAAGTTGGACACAAGGTTCAAGTCTATCCCATAGAATTCTGTAGTTGATTCTCTGattgaaagaaattaatatCTTTGCTGTTCCAGAGACCCCAGATAATTACCCAGAATTTCTGTGCAGTGCTGATCCTTTCCCAAAGGCTGCTTTTAATGCAGGTATTGTTGCTTCTCAAAGGAGCAGGAGCATAGACCTTGGATTCTCCGTATCTTATCTTCTCCACATCCTAATTAATTGCTTCTTCTAACAGACTCTTGTGAATATCTTACTGCCTTTTCtaatttctccttctcctgcagtcCTAGCGATAGAGCAGTGGCTTCATCACTGTGAGCTAGATCTGCTTGGTCTGAAATGCCCAGAGTCCCTTTGACAGGGGACCAAAACCAGACAATGTAGTATAAAATGTGCCAGCTTTCCTTATCACTTAGTGACTTATCACTTAATCACTTAGcgcttccatttaaaaaataaaagcaccttATAAATAAACAATGAAACAGACATCTCTAAATGTGCAAATTCCATAAGCTTGAGCGGGTCAGTGAATTCTGTGTTTTCACAGTGATGGGCTTGATCTCTGTGCctctctttaaaaatagaacaagggaaaagaaaaactgagtaCCACATAAATATTTTGCTCGAAACGGAACCATCTCTAGGGTCAGCAGTGATTAACAGCCCTCagcactatttttttccttcctcagaaaCAATATGCATCATGAACGCCAACACTGTTATTGTGGGGCCAATTTCAGATGGGTCTAGTGGCAAGAACTGTGCTGCTAGAGGATGCGAAAGTAATGTGGATGCTCATGAAACCATGGAAGAGGAACTGGCAATGCACTATCCAGAGCAGGAAACTGAGTCTTTTCCAGGGAATGATGTGATGGTTCctgtggaggaggaggggaaggaattTCATCACCCCACCACTGCCACTGAAAAGTGATAATCCACTGAGGAGATGGGTGAAGCTACAGAAACATCCAGTATGACACTAAGCCTGAATCTCTGATAAAGGAAGTAAACACCTAGTGTCTTATGTTGTCTGAAAGCTCGTGTAAAACACTGACATGCATTCAAACAAGGAGTGCTAGAACCAGCAAATGAAGGGATCATCCAAACACTTTTCCTTCATAGTTGACATTGAatgcttctctttccctctcccagtATCATGCTGGGAACATGTTTGAATCAAAGCCACAACATCTGGATGCCAACTCAAGTTTCACAGCCTGCTTTCTCTTAATGAag
The nucleotide sequence above comes from Apus apus isolate bApuApu2 chromosome 20, bApuApu2.pri.cur, whole genome shotgun sequence. Encoded proteins:
- the LOC127392861 gene encoding tumor necrosis factor receptor superfamily member 8-like — encoded protein: MAAHSLALGLWLLLLLQDIQTAPQTPLSPSGSCDTHENWFYDETSQTCCYQCPSGYVKKKACPRDPEEDCMRCGPEQYVNEDFQRPQCDACVSCAKESDLVEKEPCSFNSSRVCECRPGLFCQTPVKHTCSRCQQHTVCKPGFGVKVRGNSTTDVTCEKCPDGTFSDQNSSTDICKPHTNCASLNKVALSKGNATHDQVCLDQLPTFLTPSTLSMRLSNETSNSDLRTFEENLVTITSILLSATTSENSSSTPEEKALAGTFPTSANGKMAMGGLLLWGVVLSVIVLLVGMLLFWKLKFCKKQILILVRKRPDLGNKCEKITLTTDSGLEEKELIDRTLNLETNNNLASSTEKACTPDLSLADVTQSNGNAPDCPMDSRVRDHTNNRIETICIMNANTVIVGPISDGSSGKNCAARGCESNVDAHETMEEELAMHYPEQETESFPGNDVMVPVEEEGKEFHHPTTATEK